A part of Kitasatospora acidiphila genomic DNA contains:
- a CDS encoding alpha/beta fold hydrolase, with translation MATFVLVPGAWLGAWAWEETARALQELGHTVLALTLTGLGERADQATRDTDLDTHVDDIVASVEQADLRDVTLVAHSYAAAPVTAAAGRLGSRLKRLVYLDSAPFAEGMRMLDLMPSDVAEQLSRQVADHGEGWRLSMPPFEALGSFGSLDGLGEEQRGRVRALAAPQPFGTFVQRLTGPDQADPGVDRVLVACNDFRALMDAEVPMLAFLNQPPWRRFDLHTGHWPMLSVPAELADVLHAAVA, from the coding sequence ATGGCTACTTTCGTACTCGTTCCCGGTGCCTGGCTGGGAGCCTGGGCTTGGGAGGAGACCGCCCGTGCCCTGCAGGAGCTCGGCCACACGGTGCTGGCCCTGACGCTCACCGGCCTGGGCGAGCGCGCCGACCAGGCGACCCGGGACACCGACCTGGACACCCACGTCGACGACATCGTCGCCTCCGTCGAGCAGGCGGACCTGCGCGATGTCACGCTGGTGGCGCACAGCTACGCCGCGGCCCCCGTCACCGCGGCCGCCGGGCGGCTGGGATCACGGCTGAAGCGCCTGGTCTACCTCGACAGTGCCCCGTTCGCCGAGGGCATGCGGATGCTGGACCTCATGCCGTCGGACGTGGCGGAGCAGCTGAGCCGGCAGGTCGCCGACCACGGGGAGGGGTGGCGCCTGTCGATGCCGCCCTTCGAGGCCCTCGGCTCCTTCGGCAGCCTCGACGGGCTCGGCGAGGAGCAGCGCGGCCGGGTGCGCGCCCTGGCCGCACCCCAGCCGTTCGGCACCTTCGTGCAGCGGCTCACCGGCCCGGACCAGGCCGACCCCGGCGTGGACCGGGTGCTGGTCGCCTGCAACGACTTCCGGGCGCTCATGGACGCCGAGGTGCCGATGCTGGCCTTCCTGAACCAGCCGCCGTGGCGGCGCTTCGACCTGCACACGGGGCACTGGCCGATGCTGTCGGTGCCCGCCGAGCTGGCCGACGTCCTGCACGCCGCGGTCGCCTGA
- a CDS encoding cupin-like domain-containing protein, whose amino-acid sequence MAIEQNYLKRRDLDSLKAVEAAFQAGPLAEALDAAPDIERRRGLSLAEFERDYRSQGRPVVLEGRAADWPAVRTWSFAALAERCGTVPVVVDSYSSRAARKTTFGEFADALRQTAGTGAPPICLQEWYYKTVSPELADDLPELDIAHYDFRRDLYGDAAATNHQLWLGQRGGITRLHQDSYSVDVMHIQIVGEKRWSIMGPDAELLADPTGQLELDALLASPDTRLTRFVLRPGDVLYLPAWWFHRIELLTDSIGLGRKALDQVNLRRHVHQRIGELLALALNPDELRQTHSELFDVVMTRGRALAHQMDVDLSRLRQ is encoded by the coding sequence ATGGCCATCGAGCAGAACTACCTGAAACGACGCGACCTCGACAGCCTCAAGGCCGTGGAGGCGGCCTTCCAGGCCGGACCGCTCGCCGAGGCGCTGGACGCGGCCCCGGACATCGAGCGCCGCCGCGGGCTGAGTCTGGCGGAGTTCGAGCGCGACTACCGGAGCCAGGGGCGTCCCGTCGTCCTGGAGGGCCGTGCCGCCGACTGGCCGGCCGTGCGGACCTGGTCGTTCGCAGCGCTCGCCGAGCGCTGCGGCACGGTGCCCGTGGTCGTCGACAGCTACAGCAGCAGGGCGGCCCGCAAGACCACGTTCGGCGAGTTCGCGGACGCGCTGCGGCAGACCGCCGGAACCGGGGCCCCGCCGATCTGCCTCCAGGAATGGTACTACAAGACGGTGAGTCCCGAGCTCGCCGACGACCTGCCCGAACTCGACATCGCGCACTACGACTTCCGGCGCGACCTGTACGGCGACGCGGCCGCCACCAACCACCAGCTGTGGTTGGGCCAGCGCGGCGGGATCACCCGGCTGCACCAGGACTCGTACTCCGTCGATGTGATGCACATCCAGATCGTCGGCGAGAAGCGCTGGTCCATCATGGGTCCGGATGCCGAGCTGTTGGCGGACCCGACCGGGCAGTTGGAGCTGGACGCCCTGCTCGCCTCCCCGGACACCCGGCTGACCCGCTTCGTGCTGCGCCCCGGCGACGTGCTCTACCTGCCGGCCTGGTGGTTCCACCGGATCGAGCTGCTGACCGACTCGATCGGCCTCGGCCGCAAGGCACTTGACCAGGTCAACCTGCGTCGGCACGTCCACCAGCGGATCGGCGAGCTGCTGGCGCTGGCCCTCAACCCGGACGAACTCCGGCAGACCCACTCGGAGTTGTTCGACGTGGTGATGACCCGCGGCCGGGCCCTGGCGCACCAGATGGACGTCGACCTGTCCAGGCTGCGCCAGTGA
- a CDS encoding MFS transporter: MTATTAERPGRTAHYITLHYLLTNMGLFGLLSTLAVSLTAAGFNGAQTGLLILVFTIANKTAKVPLARWLDRIPAASSVLLGCFTAAVGFAVLRAVGGLLPTAAALALAGLGVSVNALASKQLAADASDRSGNRAKLFSVINIAVNTASAVASPVALLFVDRHQHGDVLTGVAVLYCVAGLVTYLNYSRSGSRVRAVDSSLRDYLTILRLPGMRSFMLINLLGWCCYGQLFNALALHVSSTLKAPDRLGLLYTLNALLIVVAQLGVTRLTASLTGGRHVVTAITAYLAFALAFASIFLVPGYAGAVVGVVLFTMAEMMFVPTMDVLLLGLLGGQSRAIGYGMFSIGNAIGEGLGGAVGVATYRWLAGRGDGPVFWLCAAGLALVSAVLTHRLRAGSAALRGLAA; the protein is encoded by the coding sequence TTGACCGCCACCACGGCCGAGAGGCCCGGCCGCACGGCCCACTACATCACCCTGCACTACCTCCTCACCAACATGGGCCTGTTCGGCCTGCTGTCCACGCTGGCCGTCTCGCTCACGGCGGCCGGCTTCAACGGCGCCCAGACCGGTCTGCTGATCCTCGTCTTCACGATCGCCAACAAGACCGCCAAGGTGCCGCTGGCCCGCTGGCTGGACCGGATCCCGGCGGCCTCCTCGGTGCTCCTCGGGTGCTTCACGGCGGCCGTCGGCTTCGCGGTGCTGCGGGCGGTCGGCGGCCTGCTGCCCACGGCGGCGGCGCTGGCGCTGGCCGGCCTGGGCGTCTCCGTCAACGCGCTGGCCAGCAAGCAGCTCGCCGCCGACGCCAGCGACCGGAGCGGCAACCGCGCCAAGCTGTTCTCGGTGATCAACATCGCGGTGAACACGGCCTCCGCCGTGGCCTCGCCGGTGGCCCTGTTGTTCGTCGACCGCCACCAGCACGGCGACGTGCTCACCGGCGTCGCCGTGCTCTACTGCGTGGCCGGCCTGGTGACCTACCTGAACTACTCGCGCAGCGGCAGCCGGGTCCGGGCGGTCGACTCGTCGCTGCGCGACTACCTCACCATCCTGCGGCTGCCCGGCATGCGGTCGTTCATGCTGATCAACCTGCTGGGCTGGTGCTGCTACGGCCAGCTCTTCAACGCCCTTGCCCTGCACGTCTCCTCGACGCTCAAGGCGCCGGACCGGCTCGGCCTGCTGTACACGCTGAACGCGCTGCTGATCGTGGTGGCGCAACTGGGCGTCACCCGGCTCACCGCGTCGCTGACCGGCGGCCGGCACGTGGTCACGGCGATCACCGCCTACCTGGCCTTCGCGCTGGCCTTCGCCTCGATCTTCCTGGTGCCCGGATATGCGGGCGCGGTGGTCGGCGTCGTGCTGTTCACGATGGCCGAGATGATGTTCGTGCCGACCATGGACGTGCTGCTGCTGGGGCTGCTCGGCGGCCAGAGCCGGGCCATCGGGTACGGGATGTTCTCGATCGGCAACGCCATCGGGGAGGGCCTGGGCGGCGCGGTCGGCGTCGCCACCTACCGCTGGCTGGCCGGCCGCGGCGACGGGCCCGTCTTCTGGCTGTGCGCGGCGGGCCTCGCCCTGGTCTCCGCGGTGCTCACCCACCGGCTGCGGGCCGGCAGCGCCGCGCTGCGCGGCCTGGCGGCATAG
- a CDS encoding GNAT family N-acetyltransferase, producing the protein MSWEKLPQLELANDRVSLRRIRISDIGGFREIAFEPDTWRYFVSSIATEQDLEEFIETAVRDTLTGTRIVFAIIDNRSGRIVGSSAYGNLTKAERRLEIGWSWVCEAARRTGINRAAKLALIEHAFTELDCERVEFKTDVLNTGAREGLRGIGAREEGVLRSFNYMPGGRRRDVVYYSILRGEWPTVRQQRFGTLTAGERG; encoded by the coding sequence ATGAGCTGGGAGAAACTGCCGCAACTCGAACTCGCCAACGACCGGGTCAGCCTGCGTCGGATCCGGATCTCGGACATCGGGGGATTCCGGGAGATCGCCTTCGAACCGGACACCTGGCGCTACTTCGTGAGCAGCATCGCGACGGAGCAGGACCTCGAGGAGTTCATCGAGACGGCCGTCAGGGACACCCTCACCGGCACCCGGATCGTGTTCGCCATCATCGACAACCGCAGCGGCCGGATCGTCGGCAGCTCCGCCTACGGCAACCTGACCAAGGCCGAGCGCCGCTTGGAGATCGGGTGGTCCTGGGTCTGCGAGGCGGCCCGGCGGACCGGGATCAACCGGGCCGCGAAGCTGGCGCTGATCGAACACGCCTTTACCGAACTCGACTGCGAGCGCGTCGAGTTCAAGACCGATGTGCTGAACACCGGTGCCCGCGAAGGGCTGCGCGGCATCGGGGCTCGGGAGGAGGGCGTGCTGCGCAGCTTCAACTACATGCCGGGCGGGCGCCGTCGCGACGTCGTCTACTACAGCATCCTGCGCGGCGAGTGGCCGACCGTGCGGCAGCAGCGCTTCGGCACGCTCACGGCGGGGGAGCGCGGCTGA
- a CDS encoding helix-turn-helix transcriptional regulator → MTRVLALLELLQTDAGLTGTQLADRLGTDVRTIRRYMARLRELGIPVESEGGRYGGYWLAHGYQMPPLVLTNDEALAVVLGLIAGERLGLSSTATARASALAKIERVLPKPLREPLAAMRDTLSFTAGTVIAQAPETGVLLSLAQASRSGRTVDLRYRSWREEQSERALDPYGVVFHAGRWYVIGHDHLRGGLRTFRIDRIASVEPRAEGFTTPAGFDPVGHLTAALAQAPYRWQVEVLIDGPIEEIARRLPDSAAVLTAHPGGVLMCTRAEQLDGVARLLASLEWPFTIHSPDELRDSLRVLAGRLTAAAERLPERLPG, encoded by the coding sequence TTGACACGCGTACTGGCCCTGCTCGAACTGCTCCAGACGGACGCCGGGCTCACCGGCACCCAGCTGGCCGACCGCCTGGGCACCGATGTCCGTACCATCCGCCGGTACATGGCGCGGTTACGCGAGCTGGGCATCCCCGTGGAGTCCGAAGGCGGCCGCTACGGCGGCTACTGGCTGGCCCACGGCTACCAGATGCCACCCCTGGTGCTCACCAACGACGAGGCCCTGGCGGTCGTCCTCGGCCTGATCGCCGGCGAGCGGCTGGGCCTGAGCAGTACCGCGACGGCCCGGGCCAGCGCCCTGGCCAAGATCGAACGAGTGCTGCCCAAACCCCTGCGGGAACCGCTGGCCGCCATGCGCGACACCCTCTCCTTCACCGCCGGCACGGTGATCGCGCAAGCACCCGAGACAGGCGTGCTGCTGTCCCTGGCCCAGGCGTCCCGCTCCGGTCGCACCGTCGACCTGCGCTACCGGTCCTGGCGCGAGGAGCAGAGCGAACGCGCCCTAGACCCGTACGGTGTGGTCTTCCACGCCGGGCGCTGGTACGTGATCGGCCACGACCACCTCCGCGGCGGTCTGCGCACCTTCCGCATCGACCGCATCGCCTCGGTCGAGCCCCGGGCGGAGGGCTTCACCACCCCGGCCGGCTTCGACCCGGTCGGCCACCTCACCGCCGCGCTCGCGCAGGCGCCCTACCGCTGGCAGGTCGAGGTCCTCATCGACGGGCCCATCGAGGAGATCGCGCGCCGCCTGCCGGACTCCGCCGCCGTCCTCACCGCCCATCCCGGCGGGGTGCTGATGTGCACGCGGGCCGAACAGCTCGACGGCGTGGCCCGCCTCCTGGCCTCCCTGGAATGGCCCTTCACCATCCACAGCCCCGACGAACTGCGGGACAGCCTCAGGGTGCTCGCGGGTCGGCTCACCGCGGCCGCCGAACGGCTGCCGGAGCGCCTGCCGGGGTGA
- a CDS encoding YihY/virulence factor BrkB family protein produces MNVFERAVRALDRAQQRSTAPAFAVAVVRKYGDDRGGQLAVLITYFGFVSLIPLLLLLSTALGFALHGHPDAQRAVLDSALADFPIIGSQLRQNVHSVQGNGLAVAIGVLGLLYGALGVAQTLQFAMAQVWNVPGRRRPGYLPRLGRGLLLFVILGSGLAVSTAAAQLTVATVGGPAAGVGGLVLSALLNTGLYLVCFRTLTPRDVTWRRLVPGCLFAGPGWTVLQALGGALVAHQLRHADQIYGFFGTVIGLLSWLYLGAVLTVYAAETNVVLARRLWPRSLIQPPLTGADRKVLTAIARQEERRPEQDIRVRFNDL; encoded by the coding sequence GTGAACGTCTTCGAACGAGCTGTGCGAGCGCTTGACCGGGCCCAGCAGCGCAGCACGGCGCCCGCCTTCGCGGTCGCCGTGGTGCGGAAGTACGGCGACGACCGCGGCGGCCAACTCGCGGTGCTCATCACGTACTTCGGCTTCGTGTCGCTGATCCCGCTGCTGCTCCTGCTCAGCACCGCGCTGGGCTTCGCGCTGCACGGACACCCGGACGCCCAGCGGGCCGTGCTCGACTCGGCGCTCGCCGACTTCCCGATCATCGGCAGCCAGTTGCGCCAGAACGTGCACTCCGTCCAGGGCAACGGGCTCGCCGTGGCCATCGGCGTGCTCGGCCTGCTGTACGGCGCGCTCGGCGTCGCCCAGACCCTCCAGTTCGCCATGGCACAGGTCTGGAACGTCCCCGGCCGGCGCCGCCCCGGCTACCTGCCCCGACTCGGCCGGGGCCTGCTGCTCTTCGTGATCCTGGGCAGCGGCCTCGCGGTGAGCACCGCCGCCGCCCAGCTGACCGTCGCCACGGTCGGCGGACCGGCCGCGGGCGTGGGCGGCCTGGTGCTGTCCGCACTCCTCAACACCGGCCTCTACCTGGTCTGCTTCCGGACCCTCACCCCACGCGACGTCACCTGGCGCCGCCTGGTGCCCGGCTGCCTGTTCGCCGGGCCGGGGTGGACCGTGCTCCAGGCCCTCGGCGGCGCCCTGGTGGCGCACCAACTACGGCACGCGGACCAGATCTACGGCTTCTTCGGCACGGTCATCGGCCTGCTGTCATGGCTCTACCTCGGCGCCGTACTGACCGTCTACGCCGCCGAGACCAACGTCGTGCTGGCCCGGCGCCTGTGGCCGCGCAGCCTCATCCAGCCGCCCCTGACCGGCGCGGACCGCAAGGTGCTCACGGCCATCGCCCGCCAGGAGGAACGGCGCCCGGAGCAGGACATCCGCGTGCGCTTCAACGACCTGTGA
- a CDS encoding AMP-binding protein yields the protein MADQIPDPTRSPVVPVTDAINTIALTECQDSEHRIHFRHAERVESLTLAELDGRARRVAGRLYELGVRARDRVGIMAPNRIEWVLLDLAVLKLGAVTAGIEPGRYRPEQILDEFGLTLLFVEGGARGQVRDIAEVMDWAEETDLAGGGFEASGLGEGYDPADICAIKQTSGSTGVPKGIEATTASVNQSIAAVQEMFDHRHGDNLMVFLPVRFLQQRYWIYSALVHGHDVTLADRITVLEVAKATVPTVVMGVPGFYEQLKARVEAAGPVADPQARRAAVQAELGGRIRYLWTGSAPAGRAMLDFFNDCGVPLYEGYGLNETCIVSKNHPGAARVGSVGKVLPHKRIRFDKDGILIVGTTHPVNTRYTWCGPGANEKTYLPTGEVRTFDIGHVDEDGFLYIDGRVDDIVTLSGALNILVPLVEEPLRELPGIHDCAVFGDGKPYLTAVVSPAAPGTDHQALARSVSELNDRLRYEQRIYGVVVAAEQFSIENGLLNAQYKLVRSQLAKRYGDDLDLVYQKQKVYNDGTVTGVDVLVTAAAEGTEEA from the coding sequence GTGGCTGACCAGATCCCGGACCCCACCCGCAGTCCCGTCGTGCCGGTCACCGACGCGATCAACACGATCGCCCTGACGGAGTGTCAGGACAGCGAGCACCGGATCCACTTCCGGCACGCGGAGCGCGTCGAGTCGCTGACCCTGGCCGAACTCGACGGCCGTGCCCGCCGGGTGGCCGGGCGGCTGTACGAGCTGGGAGTGCGGGCCCGCGACCGGGTCGGCATCATGGCGCCCAACCGGATCGAGTGGGTGCTGCTCGACCTCGCCGTGCTCAAGCTCGGCGCGGTGACGGCCGGCATCGAGCCCGGCCGCTACCGACCGGAGCAGATCCTCGACGAGTTCGGCCTGACCCTCCTCTTCGTCGAGGGCGGGGCGCGGGGGCAGGTCCGCGACATCGCCGAGGTCATGGACTGGGCCGAGGAGACGGACCTTGCGGGCGGCGGGTTCGAGGCGTCCGGCCTCGGCGAGGGCTACGACCCGGCGGACATCTGCGCGATCAAGCAGACCTCGGGAAGCACCGGTGTCCCCAAGGGGATCGAGGCCACCACCGCGAGCGTCAACCAGTCCATCGCCGCCGTCCAGGAGATGTTCGACCACCGCCACGGGGACAACCTGATGGTCTTCCTCCCGGTGCGGTTCCTCCAGCAGCGGTACTGGATCTACTCGGCGCTGGTGCACGGCCACGACGTCACGCTGGCCGACCGGATCACCGTGCTGGAAGTCGCCAAGGCCACCGTGCCGACCGTGGTGATGGGCGTACCCGGCTTCTACGAGCAGCTCAAGGCACGCGTCGAGGCGGCCGGCCCGGTGGCGGACCCGCAAGCGCGGCGCGCGGCGGTCCAGGCGGAACTGGGCGGCCGGATCCGGTACTTGTGGACCGGCTCGGCCCCGGCCGGGCGGGCCATGCTCGACTTCTTCAACGACTGCGGCGTGCCGCTGTACGAGGGGTACGGGCTCAACGAGACCTGCATCGTCTCGAAGAACCACCCCGGTGCGGCCCGGGTCGGCAGCGTCGGCAAGGTCCTGCCGCACAAGCGGATCCGCTTCGACAAGGACGGGATCCTGATCGTCGGCACCACCCACCCGGTCAACACCCGCTACACCTGGTGCGGACCCGGGGCCAACGAGAAGACCTACCTGCCGACCGGCGAGGTCAGGACCTTCGACATCGGCCATGTCGACGAGGACGGCTTCCTCTACATCGACGGCCGGGTCGACGACATCGTGACGCTGAGCGGCGCCCTCAACATCCTGGTGCCGCTGGTCGAGGAGCCCCTGCGCGAGCTGCCCGGGATCCACGACTGCGCGGTGTTCGGTGACGGAAAGCCGTACCTGACGGCTGTCGTGTCACCCGCGGCCCCCGGCACCGATCACCAGGCGCTGGCCCGCAGCGTGTCCGAGCTGAACGACCGGCTCCGGTACGAACAGCGGATCTACGGCGTCGTGGTGGCAGCCGAGCAGTTCTCCATCGAGAACGGTCTGCTGAACGCGCAGTACAAGCTGGTCCGGTCGCAGCTGGCCAAGCGCTACGGCGACGACCTGGACCTCGTCTACCAGAAGCAAAAAGTCTACAACGACGGAACCGTCACCGGCGTGGACGTCCTGGTGACCGCAGCGGCCGAAGGCACGGAGGAAGCATGA
- a CDS encoding alpha/beta hydrolase encodes MRHEDFAFDVDGERLAATRTVTAEQPEPSILALHGFGTTSTRHRISYLLDAFAEHGHASLTFEFSGNGDSTGVLTDATLRRRRNEALAAADRLGRAVAPVLLGTSMGAHLAASIVPEVRPRALVLFCPAAYPEHAADLPFDGSLPKPGNYPDSPAYAGLRDFDGDLLIIGAGQDQVVHPAVIDGYLDSAGRARSAEVLWLKDSDHFVHRWLPGQQARLAEVQGAILRLLPTAPAAPPRS; translated from the coding sequence ATGCGACACGAGGACTTCGCGTTCGACGTGGACGGTGAGCGGCTGGCCGCGACCAGAACGGTGACCGCCGAGCAGCCGGAGCCGAGCATCCTGGCCCTGCACGGCTTCGGCACCACCTCGACCCGGCACCGGATCAGCTACCTGCTGGACGCCTTCGCCGAGCACGGCCACGCCTCGTTGACCTTCGAGTTCTCCGGCAACGGCGACAGCACCGGGGTGCTCACCGATGCCACCCTGCGGCGGCGCCGGAACGAGGCCCTCGCCGCGGCCGACCGGCTCGGCCGGGCCGTGGCGCCGGTGCTGCTCGGCACCAGCATGGGCGCGCACCTGGCGGCGTCCATCGTCCCCGAGGTGCGGCCACGCGCGCTGGTGCTCTTCTGCCCGGCCGCCTACCCGGAGCACGCCGCCGACCTCCCGTTCGACGGCAGCCTCCCCAAACCGGGCAACTACCCGGACTCGCCCGCCTACGCGGGCCTGCGCGACTTCGACGGGGACCTCCTCATCATCGGCGCCGGACAGGACCAGGTCGTCCACCCGGCGGTGATCGACGGATACCTGGACAGCGCCGGCCGGGCCCGCTCGGCCGAGGTCCTCTGGCTCAAGGACAGCGACCACTTCGTCCACCGCTGGCTGCCCGGGCAGCAGGCCCGGCTCGCCGAGGTCCAAGGCGCCATCCTGCGCCTGCTGCCCACCGCGCCGGCTGCACCGCCCAGGAGCTGA
- a CDS encoding helix-turn-helix domain-containing protein, with product MDLPALTSQTVALYRQLLSEPRSRVASAAAALGLTEEAARALVDELRVLGLVRTAPDDEQRLVAVNPAVAVAQTLFPEERDLRKRQQELARARAELEELEQFYTEHRKQCRGAAAIEILPGLEAVRSMLRQLADSCVEEVLTSQPGGGRATPVLEEAIGRDEEMLRRGVRIRTLYQHTARYDPPTAAYVERVTRLGAEVRTLSDGFARMIVFDRRVGVVSLHDEPYGAVLVHDASLLDFMLTSFERAWVEAAPYPTSYSQREVQALSAEIRKDIVQLLVAGLDDRAISRRLGMALRTCQRHISTIMEGLGARSRLQAGYLIAQQGLLEESRRPQDPPTADVPG from the coding sequence GTGGACTTACCAGCACTCACCAGTCAGACGGTCGCGCTCTACCGGCAGTTGCTGTCCGAGCCCCGATCCCGTGTCGCCAGCGCAGCCGCGGCCCTGGGGCTGACCGAGGAGGCGGCCCGGGCGCTGGTCGACGAGCTGCGCGTCCTGGGCCTGGTGCGCACCGCGCCGGACGACGAGCAGCGGCTGGTGGCGGTGAACCCGGCCGTGGCGGTGGCGCAGACGCTGTTCCCGGAGGAACGGGACCTGCGCAAGCGCCAGCAGGAGCTGGCTAGGGCCCGGGCGGAGCTGGAGGAGCTCGAACAGTTCTACACGGAGCACCGCAAGCAGTGCCGGGGAGCGGCCGCGATCGAGATCCTGCCCGGCCTGGAGGCGGTCCGCTCGATGCTGCGTCAACTCGCCGACTCCTGCGTCGAGGAGGTGCTGACCTCGCAGCCGGGCGGCGGGCGGGCCACGCCCGTGCTGGAGGAGGCGATCGGCCGCGACGAGGAGATGCTGCGCCGGGGCGTCCGGATCCGGACGCTCTACCAGCACACCGCTCGCTACGACCCGCCGACCGCGGCCTACGTGGAGCGGGTGACCAGGCTCGGCGCCGAAGTCCGCACGCTGAGCGACGGGTTCGCCCGGATGATCGTCTTCGACCGCCGGGTCGGCGTGGTCTCCCTGCACGACGAGCCGTACGGCGCGGTGCTGGTGCACGATGCCAGTCTGCTCGACTTCATGCTGACCTCGTTCGAGCGGGCCTGGGTCGAGGCGGCCCCCTACCCGACCAGCTACTCCCAGCGCGAGGTGCAGGCCCTCTCCGCCGAGATCCGCAAGGACATCGTCCAGTTGCTGGTGGCGGGTCTGGACGATCGCGCGATCTCCCGCCGGCTCGGCATGGCGCTGCGGACCTGCCAGCGCCACATCTCCACGATCATGGAGGGTCTGGGCGCGCGCAGCCGCTTGCAGGCCGGCTATCTGATCGCCCAGCAGGGGCTGCTGGAGGAATCGCGCCGACCGCAGGACCCGCCGACCGCCGACGTGCCCGGGTAG
- a CDS encoding ATP-grasp domain-containing protein, with protein sequence MSGPSHVLFIGGRGHELPKAQRLGLRYSMIQIPERVDEQQAAGARHYAVLDYTRLDRILPVVRAWHAADPFDAVVSFTEYGLEPASRCAIELGLPGDNLTAVLRTRDKTRTRELLNRRGLSTVRHRICEQPSDAREFMAELAGVPVVLKPPAGGLSEGVFLVETEAQLAERWSWTCRFADGPLLVEEFLTGPEYSVESISRDGKHEVAVVTEKLTTTTPGFIELGHQQPARLTPADRAGIDELTHAFLGLIEQRTGPVHTELRLTPSGPRLIEAQTRVGGDQIWELCERVSGIDMIAETLAHLLDLPVPARTPVAPAAAIRFFCYENALVRGVRGRAEAQRAPGVVRLQCTLRPGQRLGPLSSSNSRQGYVICDGTDTEDAVRNAETARDLVRVDREPLG encoded by the coding sequence GTGAGCGGGCCGTCGCACGTCCTGTTCATCGGCGGGCGCGGCCACGAGCTGCCCAAGGCGCAGCGCCTCGGCCTGCGTTACTCGATGATCCAGATCCCGGAACGGGTCGACGAGCAGCAGGCCGCCGGCGCGCGGCACTACGCCGTCCTGGACTACACCCGGCTGGACCGGATCCTCCCGGTGGTGCGCGCCTGGCACGCAGCGGATCCGTTCGACGCGGTGGTCTCGTTCACCGAGTACGGCTTGGAACCGGCGTCGAGGTGCGCCATCGAGCTCGGGCTGCCGGGTGACAACCTCACCGCCGTGCTCCGCACCCGCGACAAGACCAGGACCAGGGAGCTGCTGAACCGCCGCGGCCTGTCCACGGTGCGTCATCGGATCTGCGAACAGCCATCGGACGCACGGGAGTTCATGGCCGAGCTGGCAGGCGTCCCGGTGGTGCTCAAGCCGCCTGCCGGCGGGCTGAGCGAGGGGGTGTTCCTCGTCGAGACCGAGGCCCAGCTGGCCGAACGCTGGTCCTGGACGTGCCGGTTCGCCGACGGCCCGCTACTGGTCGAGGAGTTCCTGACCGGCCCCGAGTACAGCGTCGAGTCCATCTCACGGGACGGCAAGCACGAGGTGGCCGTGGTCACCGAGAAGCTGACCACCACGACCCCGGGCTTCATCGAGCTCGGGCACCAGCAGCCGGCCCGGCTCACCCCCGCCGACCGCGCCGGGATCGACGAACTGACGCACGCCTTCCTTGGCTTGATCGAGCAGCGGACCGGCCCGGTGCACACCGAACTGCGGCTGACCCCGTCCGGCCCCCGGCTGATCGAGGCCCAGACCAGGGTCGGCGGCGACCAGATCTGGGAGCTGTGCGAGCGGGTGAGCGGCATCGACATGATCGCCGAAACCCTCGCCCACCTGCTCGACCTGCCCGTCCCGGCCCGCACCCCGGTGGCGCCCGCCGCGGCGATCCGCTTCTTCTGCTACGAGAACGCCCTGGTCCGCGGCGTTCGGGGCCGCGCGGAGGCACAACGGGCGCCGGGCGTCGTCAGATTGCAGTGCACCTTGCGGCCCGGGCAGCGGCTCGGCCCGCTCTCCTCCTCCAACTCCCGCCAGGGATACGTGATCTGCGACGGCACCGACACCGAGGACGCCGTCCGGAACGCCGAGACGGCGCGCGACCTGGTGCGCGTGGACCGGGAGCCGCTCGGTTGA